The Macaca nemestrina isolate mMacNem1 chromosome 12, mMacNem.hap1, whole genome shotgun sequence genome contains a region encoding:
- the LOC105469446 gene encoding metastasis-associated protein MTA2 isoform X1, which yields MAANMYRVGDYVYFENSSSNPYLVRRIEELNKTANGNVEAKVVCLFRRRDISSSLNSLADSNAREFEEESKQPGVSEQQRHQLKHRELFLSRQFESLPATHIRGKCSVTLLNETDILSQYLEKEDCFFYSLVFDPVQKTLLADQGEIRVGCKYQAEIPDRLAEGESDNRNQQKMEMKVWDPDNPLTDRQIDQFLVVARAVGTFARALDCSSSIRQPSLHMSAAAASRDITLFHAMDTLQRNGYDLAKAMSTLVPQGGPVLCRDEMEEWSASEAMLFEEALEKYGKDFNDIRQDFLPWKSLASIVQFYYMWKTTDRYIQQKRLKAAEADSKLKQVYIPTYTKPNPNQIISVGSKPGMNGAGFQKGLTCESCHTTQSAQWYAWGPPNMQCRLCASCWIYWKKYGGLKTPTQLEGATRGTTEPHSRGHLSRPEAQSLSPYTTSANRAKLLAKNRQTFLLQTTKLTRLARRMCRDLLQPRRAARRPYAPINANAIKAECSIRLPKAAKTPLKIHPLVRLPLATIVKDLVAQAPLKPKTPRGTKTPINRNQLSQNRGLGGIMVKRAYETMAGAGVPFSANGRPLASGIRSSSQPAAKRQKLNPADAPNPVVFVATKDTRALRKALTHLEMRRAARRPNLPLKVKPTLMAVRPPVPLPAPSHPASTNEPIVLED from the exons ATGGCGGCCAACATGTACCGGGTGGGAG ATTACGTCTATTTTGAGAACTCCTCCAGCAATCCTTACCTGGTTAGACGGATTGAGGAACTCAACAAG ACTGCAAATGGAAATGTGGAGGCAAAGGTCGTCTGTCTTTTCCGGCGCAGGGACATTTCTAGTAGCCTCAACAGCTTGGCTGATAGTAATGCCA GGGAGTTTGAAGAGGAATCAAAGCAGCCAGGGGTGTCTGAGCAGCAGCGCCATCAACTGAAGCACCGGGAACTTTTTCTTTCTCGGCAATTTGAATCATTACCAGCCACCCACATAAG GGGGAAATGCAGTGTGACCCTCTTGAATGAGACAGATATCTTGAGCCAGTACCTGGAAAAGGAG GACTGCTTTTTTTACTCACTGGTGTTTGACCCTGTGCAGAAGACACTTCTAGCTGATCAGGGCGAGATTAGAGTTGGTTGCAAATATCAAGCTGAGATCCCAGATCGCTTGGCAGAGG GAGAATCTGATAATCGGAACCAACAGAAGATGGAGATGAAGGTCTGGGACCCAGACAACCCTCTCACAGACCGGCAGATCGACCAGTTTCTCGTGGTGGCCCG AGCTGTGGGAACCTTTGCAAGAGCTCTAGATTGCAGTAGCTCCATTCGGCAACCAAGCTTGCACATGAGTGCAGCTGCTGCCTCCCGAGATATCACCCTG TTTCACGCCATGGATACCTTGCAAAGGAACGGCTATGACCTGGCTAAGGCCATGTCGACCCTGGTACCCCAGGGCGGCCCGGTGCTGTGTCGGGATGAGATGGAGGAATGGTCAGCCTCAGAGGCCATGCTATTTGAGGAGGCCCTGGAGAAGTATGGGAAGGACTTCAACGATATTCGCCAGGATTTT CTACCCTGGAAGTCACTCGCCAGCATAGTCCAGTTTTATTACATGTGGAAAACCACAGACCGGTATATTCAGCAG AAAAGATTGAAAGCTGCTGAAGCAGACAGCAAACTGAAACAGGTCTACATCCCCACCTA CACTAAGCCAAACCCTAACCAGATCATTTCTGTGGGTTCAAAACCTGGCATGAATGGGGCTGGATTTCAGAAGGGCCTGACTTGTGAGAGTTGCCACA CCACACAGTCTGCTCAGTGGTATGCCTGGGGCCCACCTAACATGCAGTGCCGCCTCTGTGCTTCCTGTTGGATCTATTGGAAGAAATATGGGGGACTGAAGACCCCAACTCAGCTTGAGGGAGCCACTCGGGGTACCACG GAGCCACACTCGAGGGGTCATTTGTCCAGACCTGAAGCTCAAAGTCTCTCCCCTTATACAACCAGCGCCAACCGGGCCAAGCTACTGGCTAAGAACAGGCAAACTTTCCTGCTTCAGACCACGAAACTGACCCGTCTTGCCAGACGCATGTGCAGGGACCTATTACAGCCGAGGAGGGCTGCCCGACGGCCGTATGCTCCTATCAATGCCAATGCCATCAAAGCAGAGT GCTCCATTCGACTTCCTAAGGCCGCCAAGACTCCATTGAAGATTCACCCTCTGGTGCGGCTGCCCCTGGCAACTATCGTCAAAGATCTGG TGGCCCAGGCACCCCTGAAACCAAAAACACCTCGGGGTACCAAGACACCGATCAACAGAAACCAGCTGTCCCAGAACCGGGGACTGGGGGGCATTATGGTGAAACGGGCCTATGAGACT ATGGCAGGGGCAGGGGTTCCTTTCTCTGCCAATGGAAGGCCTCTGGCTTCAGGGATTCGTTCAAGCTCACAGCCAGCCGCCAAGCGTCAGAAACTAAACCCTGCTGATGCCCCCAATCCTGTGGTGTTTGTGGCCACAAAGGATACCAG GGCCCTACGGAAGGCTCTGACCCATCTGGAAATGCGGCGAGCTGCTCGCCGACCCAACTTGCCCCTGAAGGTGAAGCCAACGCTGATGGCAGTGCGGCCCCCTGTCCCTCTACCTGCACCCTCACATCCTGCCAGCACTAATGAGCCTATTGTCCTGGAGGATTGA
- the LOC105469446 gene encoding metastasis-associated protein MTA2 isoform X2, translating to MEMKVWDPDNPLTDRQIDQFLVVARAVGTFARALDCSSSIRQPSLHMSAAAASRDITLFHAMDTLQRNGYDLAKAMSTLVPQGGPVLCRDEMEEWSASEAMLFEEALEKYGKDFNDIRQDFLPWKSLASIVQFYYMWKTTDRYIQQKRLKAAEADSKLKQVYIPTYTKPNPNQIISVGSKPGMNGAGFQKGLTCESCHTTQSAQWYAWGPPNMQCRLCASCWIYWKKYGGLKTPTQLEGATRGTTEPHSRGHLSRPEAQSLSPYTTSANRAKLLAKNRQTFLLQTTKLTRLARRMCRDLLQPRRAARRPYAPINANAIKAECSIRLPKAAKTPLKIHPLVRLPLATIVKDLVAQAPLKPKTPRGTKTPINRNQLSQNRGLGGIMVKRAYETMAGAGVPFSANGRPLASGIRSSSQPAAKRQKLNPADAPNPVVFVATKDTRALRKALTHLEMRRAARRPNLPLKVKPTLMAVRPPVPLPAPSHPASTNEPIVLED from the exons ATGGAGATGAAGGTCTGGGACCCAGACAACCCTCTCACAGACCGGCAGATCGACCAGTTTCTCGTGGTGGCCCG AGCTGTGGGAACCTTTGCAAGAGCTCTAGATTGCAGTAGCTCCATTCGGCAACCAAGCTTGCACATGAGTGCAGCTGCTGCCTCCCGAGATATCACCCTG TTTCACGCCATGGATACCTTGCAAAGGAACGGCTATGACCTGGCTAAGGCCATGTCGACCCTGGTACCCCAGGGCGGCCCGGTGCTGTGTCGGGATGAGATGGAGGAATGGTCAGCCTCAGAGGCCATGCTATTTGAGGAGGCCCTGGAGAAGTATGGGAAGGACTTCAACGATATTCGCCAGGATTTT CTACCCTGGAAGTCACTCGCCAGCATAGTCCAGTTTTATTACATGTGGAAAACCACAGACCGGTATATTCAGCAG AAAAGATTGAAAGCTGCTGAAGCAGACAGCAAACTGAAACAGGTCTACATCCCCACCTA CACTAAGCCAAACCCTAACCAGATCATTTCTGTGGGTTCAAAACCTGGCATGAATGGGGCTGGATTTCAGAAGGGCCTGACTTGTGAGAGTTGCCACA CCACACAGTCTGCTCAGTGGTATGCCTGGGGCCCACCTAACATGCAGTGCCGCCTCTGTGCTTCCTGTTGGATCTATTGGAAGAAATATGGGGGACTGAAGACCCCAACTCAGCTTGAGGGAGCCACTCGGGGTACCACG GAGCCACACTCGAGGGGTCATTTGTCCAGACCTGAAGCTCAAAGTCTCTCCCCTTATACAACCAGCGCCAACCGGGCCAAGCTACTGGCTAAGAACAGGCAAACTTTCCTGCTTCAGACCACGAAACTGACCCGTCTTGCCAGACGCATGTGCAGGGACCTATTACAGCCGAGGAGGGCTGCCCGACGGCCGTATGCTCCTATCAATGCCAATGCCATCAAAGCAGAGT GCTCCATTCGACTTCCTAAGGCCGCCAAGACTCCATTGAAGATTCACCCTCTGGTGCGGCTGCCCCTGGCAACTATCGTCAAAGATCTGG TGGCCCAGGCACCCCTGAAACCAAAAACACCTCGGGGTACCAAGACACCGATCAACAGAAACCAGCTGTCCCAGAACCGGGGACTGGGGGGCATTATGGTGAAACGGGCCTATGAGACT ATGGCAGGGGCAGGGGTTCCTTTCTCTGCCAATGGAAGGCCTCTGGCTTCAGGGATTCGTTCAAGCTCACAGCCAGCCGCCAAGCGTCAGAAACTAAACCCTGCTGATGCCCCCAATCCTGTGGTGTTTGTGGCCACAAAGGATACCAG GGCCCTACGGAAGGCTCTGACCCATCTGGAAATGCGGCGAGCTGCTCGCCGACCCAACTTGCCCCTGAAGGTGAAGCCAACGCTGATGGCAGTGCGGCCCCCTGTCCCTCTACCTGCACCCTCACATCCTGCCAGCACTAATGAGCCTATTGTCCTGGAGGATTGA